ATTCGCAACATCACGCGGCGCTCGGATGGCGTCTTGATTGGCGGTGCGAGCGCGGGCACGCGCATCGACGTCTGGACGAGCCGCAACAACGGCGCGACCTGGAGCCCGCACGGCTCGGTGGCCAACAACCCGGCGGTGCAGTTCGGGGACGTGATGATGCGCGCCATCCCCGGGACGCGGACCCTCTTCTGTGCCTTCCGTGAGTTCGCCAACGGCCAATACCGCGTCACCGTCACGCGCAGCGACAACGACGGCGACCACTGGGTCTATGACAGCACCGTCGTTGGGCCGACCTCGCGCTTCGTGGGCGCGCCGCACCTCTTCCAGCGGGCGAATGGCGACCTGCAAATCTATTACGACTCCGAGCTGCTCGCCGCGCAGCGGGGCTACCCGGGCCACCAGTGGATTGCCATGCAGGGCCGCAATGGCATTCATGGCCCGTGGACCGCGTATGGCGTGGTGGCCGTGGCCTGGGACAAGCGGGCCGGCGCGCTGAACCGCGAGGGCATGCCCACCGTGGTTCAGCTCGGTGGCGACCGGCTCATGGCGGTGGTGGAGGGCGTGGAACCCTTCGCCACGGGCGGCGCTCGCGCCAATGTCATCAATGCCGTTCAGTCCTGGGATGGCGGCCGGACGTGGGATGAGTCGATGCGCCGCACCGTCTACCGCTCGCGCATCGACCCGGGTTCGGGGCGTCGCTACAACGCCTACGTGCCCTATGGCATCCGGGTGGGCAATGGCCCGGTGGGCGTCGCCTTCTGCACCGACGAGGACAAGCCGGGGGCGCCCGACCTCTCCAGCACGCCGCCGCATCTGCGGCACTGCCACGTCGGGTACGTCAGCACGACGGTCAACTTCGAGACCTGGTCCGGTGCGAGCCCGGTGTGGACGGCGTCCTCGCGCAACTACACCCCCGGGCTCTACGAGCGGGCGCCCAACGATGTCATCGCCGTGATTGACGCCCTGGGCGACAACCGCGTGCTTCATCGATAGCGGAGCGGCGTGGGGGCTGATACGGTTCCCACCGGGGCGGCCCTGGGTGTGCTTCCTTCTCCACTCGATAGGTAGTGCATCCGCTCTCCGCCCCGTTTTTTCTCCTCGCTTGGAGTCACCATGGGCTCCCCTTCGCTCGACCTCACGGGCGACACCGCCGCGCTGCTGCTCCGGAGTACGGGGCTGGTCTTCCTTCCCACGGGACTCCCGCTGAGCGACGATGCGCAGGCGCGGGAGCAGGCCGTGGACGCGCTGGAGGCGGACCTCGCGGGCGTGGGGTATGTCCTCGCGAGCGACCTGCGGAAGGCGCTGCTCGCGCTGCCCACCGAGGCCCTGACGGCCTCGGGCCGCTTCCTCTTCGACACCGTGGCGGCGACGGTGGGGAGCAACCGGCCCTTCGTTCCCTTGTTCCGGAAGTTCCCCGAGAGCGTGCCTCACGACACCCAGCAGTTGTTCGTGCAGCGGGTGCTGGGCTGGTTGTTTCAAGCTCCGGAGCAGCCCTGTCTCCACTGCGGTTCGGAAGGCACGGTGCACGCGGTGTCGCCGTGCGCCCATCTGGTCTGCGACCGGTGCTACGACGGGCGTGACTACAGCGCGTGTCCCATCTGCAACCGCCGTCTGTCGCCCTCGGAGCCGTTCCTCAAGCCCACGGAGGGCAACATCCGCGGGGGCGTGTATGTCCAGCGCTCCGGCAGGCTGACGCGGTTGTCCCTGGGCACCGACCCGGAGCCCGTGGCGAGCGACATGGTGCGGCGCCTGGTGTCCCGGTCCTCCGTGCTGCGCCCTGCGGAGGTGACGGCGCTGAAGATGCTCGTCGCCTCCTTCGGGACGCGCGTGCTGGGCTGGCTCCCACCCCGCATCCCGGTGAAGGAGACCCTGGCGCACGTCATGGGGCTCCTGCTTCGGGATGCCCGCGCCGCGGGTGACGTGCTGGCGCACGCCGCCACGCATGTGAAGACGGCCACGGACGTGCTCCGGGTGCTCGTCGCGTGGGCGGACGGAAACCCCGACCTGTCCGTCAAGGTTCCGTTGAAGAGCCCTCCGCGTCCGGTGCGGCGCGCCGTCTTGCGGATGCTGGAAGGCTTCTCCCTGCTGAACCTCACCGAGGACCTCCAGCGCCACCCGGGCCTGTGGAAGGCCCAGGCGAAGCTCCTGCACGTCTTCGAGGAGTGGCAGCGTCACCCGAAGGTCGCGCTCGCGTTCGCCGTGCTGCGCGAGACGGTGTTGGCGCCGGAGACGCCGTTCGGCGCGGCGGTGCTGGGGCTGGCACAGGAGCATCCGGCGGCCTTCGAGCGGCACGAGGTCGACGGGGGCGTCCGTCTGTATTTCCGTTCCTGGGCCTCGCAGGTGGAGGCGGCGCTGGAGGCGGGCGACATCCGGGGCGCGCTGCGACTCCTCCGGCAGCGGCCCGGCGAGTTGCTGCGCCGGTTGGACCATGTGAGCCGGCTGGCGATCGCTCAATCGGGCTTCGCGCCGCTCGAACCGGAGTTGCTCGCGTCGCTCGAGGGCGTGTTGCCCCGGGCCGCGCCCGCGATGCTGTTCGCCGTGGCGGCGCACCTGCGTCAGCGCCACAAGCCGTTCGCCCGGCGGGTGTTCTTCCCCAAGGGCGAGGCCACCCACGCCTGGGGCATGGAGGACCGGCGTCCCTTGCTGCCGGGGGACGCCATTGGCCAGCTCGTGGCGCCCCTGGAGCGGGAGCTGCTGCGTCGGGCGGAGCGCCTGCCGTCCTTTCCCGTGGCGGTGCTCGACGAGGCCCTGGTCGACCTGCTGATGCCCATGTCGGAGAAGACGGCCTCGCGGGCGCTGGTGGCGGTGCCGCGCGGGAGTCTGCTGCCGCTGCCGGAAGGGCAGTTCCTGCGCTTCTTCGTCCATTGGACGGAGCCGAAGGACACCCGGGTGGACCTGGACTTGTCGGTGGCGCTCTACGACAAGAATTGGTGGCTGGTGGACCTGTGCGACTTCACGAACCTGCGCCTGGCGGACGACGCCGCGGTGCATTCAGGAGACGTCACGTCAGCACCGCCGCCGCAGGGGGGCGCCGAGTTCCTGGATGTCCATGCGGCACGCCTGTTGGCGCGGGGCGTGCGCTACGCCGTTCCGGTGGTGTTCTCCTTCAACAGCGTCTCGTTCGACCGCATGGAGGACGCTTTCGCGGGCTTCATGGTCCGGGACGAGGAGGGCGGGGCCCACTTCGATGCGCGCACGGTGGAGCAGCGCTTCGACCTGCAGGGGAGCGCGCAGATTTCGGTGCCGCTCGTCATTGACCTCGCGGAGAAGCAGCTCCGCTGGGTGGATGTGAAGGTCCCTCCCGAGGATGGCTTCCAAAGCGTGCGCCGCTCACGGGGCGAGCTCGCGCACCTGGGCAAGGACACCCTGGCTTATTTCGGCACCGGTGCCCGGCCCACGCTCTGGCAGTTGGCCTCGCTCCATGCCGCCGCGCGCAGCCGCACGGTGCAGGTGCGGCGCCGGGATGGCTCGGTGTCCGTGCTGAAGCGGGCCGAGGGCGAGGACACGGCCGCCTTCCTGCGCCGGCTGCGGGGCCTCGAGGCGGATGCCACCGCTGCGCACGTCGCGCCCGGCACGGCGCCCGTGTTCTTCGCGGGGATGACGGACGTCCCTGGGCTCCCCACGGGCAGCGAGGGCTACGCGCTGCGGTTCCTGAACACCTCCGCGGAGGCGGTCACCCGGCTGGGCGCGGGCGACCTGGTGTCGGCGCTGAAGGGTTGAGCGGCTGCTTCGGCGATACGTCCCGAGGTCAGGCCACCGGCTCTTGGCAAACCGCTTCGATGTTGTGCCCGTCTGGACCGATGACGAACGCCGCATAGTAGTTCGCGTGGTACCTCGGGCGCAGCCCGGGCGCTCCGTTGTCCTTGCCGCCCGCTTCCAGCGCCGCGCGATGGAATGCATCGACCTGTTCGCGATTCTCGGCCATGAACGCCAGGTGCAGATGCGCTGGCTTCTCCTGGGTCGGAATGAGAATCAAGGAAGGGACACCCTTCCCGGCAAGTTCGATACCCTCGGCCGCCTCCATGTGGATGGTGACGCCGAGCGGTTCGAGCGCCTTGAGGAAGAAAGCCCTGCTGGCCGCAAAGTCGCTGACGCCGAATTTGACGTGGTCGAACATGGTTTCTCCTGATGTGAAGGGGGGCGCGTGAAGCGCACCTGCTGAAGCAGTCGCCTGGAAGGTTGCCAGGAGGACGCCGTTCTCAACATCCACGATGCGTGAACGGGCGACATCGCCCACCGGAGATGCCCAATGGCCGACTGTGTCCTCTACACCTTCGATTGGGTTCCCGAGCTGCCTCGGGGCTTCGTGCGGGACCTGCGTGTGCGTTGGGCGCTGGAAGAGGCGGGGCTGCCCTACCGGGTGCAGGGCGTCCCGTTCAAGAACCGCGGCGACCCGCACTTAGCGCACCAGCCGTTCGGTCAGGTGCCCTGGCTGACCGACGGGGACATCTCGATGTTCGAAAGCGGTGCAATCCTGTTGCACCTGGGGGAGCGGAGCCAGACGCTGATGCCCTCCGACCCTCGTGGCCGGGCGGAGACCCAGCAGTGGCTGTTCGCGGCGCTGAACTCCGTCGAAATGCCGAGCTTGCCGTGGGCGCTGTTCAAGTTCGCCGGTGATGAGACCGACACGCCGGGACGTCGCCACCTGGAGAAGTTCCTCGCGTTGCGGCTGGGGCACATGGAGACGGTGCTGGCCTCGCGTGAATGGCTGGCCGGCCCCTTCACCATCGCGGACATCGCCATGGCCGACGTGCTTCGCCTCGTCGACCGTTTCGACGGGCTGGCGGCGTATCCGTCCTGTCGTGCCTACGTCGCCCGCGCCACGGGGCGGCCAGCGTTTCAGAAAGCGCACGCGGACCAGATGGCGCATTTCGCCGCGGCGGACTGAGCCGCTTCTCACCTGCGCCGTCAAATCCGGACGGGCTCAGGCGTCAGGGGGCCTGCGTGGCGTGCACGATTTGCTTCTCGCCCGGGCTCACCGTGAACATGGCGTCATCCTGGCCGAAGCGGCGCTGCTTCATGTTCGAGAAGTCGCCCTGGTGGCGGGGGAAGCTGAGGTCCAGCACCACGTCGCCTCCCTTCACGAAGACGAGCAGGCACTCCGTGTCGTAGACCTCCCGGGCGCCGGACCAGTCCATGCCCAGCCTGTCCTTGATCAGCTCTTCACCGATGTAGGGCGTGAAGACGTGGAACGTGTCCCATTCGAAGTCCGTCAGCTCCGCCAGGTGGAAGGTGCCGCCCGCCGCCGACACGGCGCTCACGCGCTGCACCAGCTTCGCCGTGAGGGCCTCACGCGCCTTGCTCTTGCCGCAGCCGAACAGCCCCACGCTCCAGGTGAGCAGCACCGCCGCCGCAATCGCTACCGTGCCTCCGGGTATCCCTTGTCTGTGCATGGGCGTCAGTCTACCTGTTCGTCTGGCTAGAAACCCCGAATCAGGGGACGGCCCACGGACATCGCGGGCCAGGGGATGGCGAAGGCGATGAGCAGCGCGGCGATGAGCAGCCCGATGGCCCAGGTGCGATGCCGCTGCTGGGCCGGGCCGTCCCGCCTGGACATCGCGGAGGCCGCGTGGGCGGCCGTGAGGGCCAGGAGCATCATCAACGGGTGGTCCAGTCCGAAGAAGCGCAGTTGGCTGATGCCCATGTTCATCCGGAATGCCTCGAAGCTGCGAGGCGTGAGCGGGCTGAGCGCGAAGTAGAGCGTCATCCCGAGCAGCATCTGCAGGTCGAAGGCGGAGACGAAGGCGACCTGGACGCGGCGGTCCACGGCCGTCCATTCCCGGCCGCGCATCCAGCCCCACAGCGACTTCCCGAGCGCGAACGCGCCCAGCACCACCACGCCCCAGCGCAGCCAGGAGTGGAGGAGGAGGACCACGGAGTACAGCATGTCGTTATCCGCCCTTCTTGGCCGCCGGCATGGACTCAATCCACCGCTGGATGAGCGCCCGGCCGTGCTCATCCACCACCCGTGTCCCCAGCGGCGGCATCTGAATGGCGCCGCCCCGTTGGCTCATGCGGTGGAGCACGGAGCTGCGCGCCACGTCACCCGGGGCCACGCGCTGCGAGGTGTCACCGAACAGGCCGGACGTCTGGAAGAACGCCTTCACATCCACCGACGTACGCCACGTGTCCGTGGCCTGCACCGTGCCGAGCTCGGCGGCCTCCAGGCGCACGTGCAGCCCGGAGCTGCTGCCCAGCGCCATGCGGTTGGCGCTGTGGCACGACACGCCGCAGTTCATGTGCAGGTAGCCCAGCGCGGCTTGCTCCACGGGCGTGCCGGGAATCTTCGGGACGTCCTTGGGCGGATGGCTCAGCAGCCCTTCTTCCACCAGCTTGGACAGCGTGAGGCCGCGCGCGCCCTCGTGGGCCAGGGCCACGGCCTCGAAGCCGAGCACCTCGTCCGCGCGCCCGCGGTGGCAGGACTGGCAGTCTACCTGGCTGGGGATTTCGTATTCCTCCGTGCCGGGCACGTTCTTCTCGCCGCCCGTCAATTCGAGCGCGGTCTTCTGGTCCTCGCTCCAGCGGTAGGTGGTGCGCAGCCAGCTTCCGTCGGGGCGCTTCCAGAGGAAGCGCGTCTCGATGCGCCGCCCCTTCCAGCGGAACTCCTTCCAGAGCTTGGTGCCCACGGGAAAGCGCCACTCGTCGGCGTTCGACGTGTCCACCTTCGTGCCCGGGGGCAGGTGGATGAAGCGCACCTTGTCCAACCCGTCGCTCCAGAGCTGGAGGCCGGGCTCGTAGGGGCGTACGTCGGTGGGAATCTTCTTGTCCGCCCAGCCGGTGCCCCCCTCGCCGTAGAGCCCCGTGCAGGCCAGGTGTTGGAGCTCCTGGCACCGGATGCCACCGTTCTCCTCCTTCCACCCACCTTCGGCGGGCGCCCGGGTGCAGCCTCCGGCGGATGCCACGGTGATGCTGAGCAGCAGCGCACTCCAGCGGGGAGCGGACATCGAACCTCCTGACACGGCCTACCCTAACGGTTCAGGGCCGGCGCTTCGTGCGTCTTGCTGACGCACCCCGCGCCACTCATTTGGGAACGGGATACTTGGCCAGCTTGCGTTGCAGGCTCCGCCGCTGGATGCGCAGCAGCCGGGCGGCCTGGGAGATGTTGCCGCCGCAGTCGGCGAGCACGCGTTGGATGTGCTCCCACTCCGCGCGCGCCAGGGAGGGCACTTCGTGGGTGAGCGCGGCCTCCTGGCCCGAGGGCAGGGTGGCGCCCGCGAAGGCGAGCAGGATGTCATCCACGTCCGCGGGCTTGGCCAGGTAGTGCGTGGCGCCGCGCCGCACCGCCTCCACGGCCGTGGCGATGCTGCCGTAGCCCGTCAGCACGACGATGATGGTGTTCGCGTCCAGCGCCTTCAGCTCGCGCACCACTTCCAGGCCGGAGCCATCCGGAAGCCGGAGGTCCACGACGGCGTGACTCGGACGAAAGGCACGGGCGGCCTCGTGTGCTTCCTCCGCGCTGGCGGCGCCCTGGGCATCGAAGCCATGCCGCACGAAGGCACGCACCAGCCGCTCGCGGAAGCGCGCGTCGTCGTCGGTGACGAGCACCCGGAGTGGCGGCGTCTCACCCGGTGGCATCGGCGGTCTCCCGTCGCAGCGGCAACTCCAGCAGCACACGCGTGCCCCGGCCTTCCTCGGAGTCGAGCTCCAGGCGGCCCCCGCACAGCTCGGCGTAGGTCTGCGCGAGGAACAAGCCCAGTCCCATGCCCTGGCCCGCGGGCTTGGTGGTGAAGAAGGGTTCTCCCAGGCGGGGCATCAACGCGTGGGGGATGCCGGTGCCCCGGTCCTCCACGACGAAGCGCAAGCGGTCCGCCTCGTGGTGGGCGGACACGACGACGGGCGTCTGCGTTGCCTCGCTGGCGTGCAGTCCGTTGCGCACGAGGTTCGTCAGCACCTGCACCAATCCGCGCACGGGGCACCAGATGGCGATGTCGGGCCCGGGCTCGAGCCGGAGCCGGGCCTGCTCCGCCGCGCCGAGCTGTTCCCGGAGCCGTTCGAGGATGGCGCCGGGCGTCGTCTTCTCGGGCACCTCGCCCAGCGTCTGGCCCGAGCGGGCGCTCATGCGTTCGAGGATGTCCCGGCAGCGCTCGACCTCGTCCCGGATGAGGCGGGCGTCTTCCAGGGCCTCGTGGGGCGCGTCGAGGATGAGGCTGTCCAGCTCGTTGGCCGCGATGGCGATGGTTCCCAGCGGCGTGCCCAGCTCATGCGCCGCGCCCGCCGCCAGCGTGGACAGCGATGCGAGCTTCTCCGCGCGCGCCGCCAACCGCTGCGTCCGCGCCAACGCGGCTTGCCGGTCGCGCAGCGCGGAGGCCACCCGCGCGACGACGAAGGCGATGATGAGCGCGGTGAGCGTGAAGGCGACCCACATGCCCACGACATGGAGCGACCCCAGGCCGTGGTGGCCCGGCTGATTCACCGTGTCCGGCAGGGGGACATGAAAGGCGAAGAGGCTGGTGGAGCCCATCACGGACATGAGCGCGATGAGCACCGTCCAGCGCGTCCCCAGCACGATGGCGGCCAGCGTCACGTGGACCAAGTACAACATGCCAAAGGGATTGGCCGGCCCACCCGACAGCGCGAGCAAGCCGGTGAGCAGCGCGGTGTCGAACGCGAGCACGGCGCCGAGCACCCCGGGTTGGACGGACGGCGACCGCCGCAGCCAGAGCGCGAGCATCAGGTTGGACACCGCCGTCGTCGCCACCAACGCGAGCAGCGGCGCCACCGGCAGTTCCAGCTCCAGGCCACGGACCGCGACGGCCACCGTTACGGCCTGCCCGGCGACGGCATGCCAGCGCAGGCGGACGAACCAGCCGAGCGCGATGGCGCTGGAGGACAGCCGCGCCACCATGTCGTCGGGCGTGCGGCGGAACGCAGCGGCGGGCTGTCGCGGGGGCGCGGCCAGCGCGTCGCTCAACGGCGCTCCTGCGTGGGTCGGCGCGGGGGACACCGCATCCTCATATCCCGGAGGTGCGGTGGGGGTGTGCGTCAAGTTGACGCATTGGGCTGGGGTGCGAGCGTGCCGCGGAGCCGGGCAATGTCTCGCGCGGGCGGCGCGCCGAACAGGCGGCTGTACTCCCGGTTGAACTGCGAGGGACTTTCGTAGCCCACCGAATGGCCTGCCGATGCCGCATCCAGCGCCTGGCCCAACATGAGCCGCCGGGCCTCCTGGAGCCGGAGCTGCTTCTGATACTGGAGCGGGCTCATGGCGGTGATGCTCTTGAAGTGGTGATGGAGCGCGGACGTGCTCATGTGCGCCTGGCGCGCGAGCTGCTCGATGCGCAACGGCTCCGCGTAGTGGTGCTTGAGCCAGGCGATGGCGCGGTTGATGGAATCGAGCCGGTCTTTCGCCAGGGCGATGTGGCGCAGCCGCGCGCTGTGCTCGCCGGACAGCAGCCGGTAGAGCATCTCGCGGATGAAGAGGGGCGCGAGGATGGGGATGTCGCGAGGCGTCTCCAGCAGCCGGACCAGTCGGGTCGCCGCGTCGAGCAGGGATGGCTCGGCGGGCGTGAGTGACAGGCCGGGACCCGGCGGTGCTCGCCCCTGGGGCTCCAGTCCCGCCTCCAACATCAGGCTTCCAATCTGGCCCGGGTCCAGGTCAACGCGCAGGCACAAGTAGGGCGCCGTGGCCGTGGCTTCAATGACCTGTCCCACGACGGGAAGGTCCACCGACACCACGAGGCATTGGTCCGCCCCGTAAACGAAGACTTCCTCTCCGAGCATCACCTGCTTGCGGCCCTGGGCGACGATGCAGAGGGCAGGTTCGTGCAAGGCATGCACGGGCTCGGAGGGGCAGGCGGCGCGAATCAGGAGCACGCGCGGAATGGCGGTGGCATGAAGACCGTCAGCGGGCGCGTGCCTCTGAATCAACCGGGCCAGCTCGGCGGGCTGCTTCGATGGTGGACGTTCTGTCATCAGGGGGAGAACGTAGGCGAGCAAGCCCTTCCATCCCGAGTTTTTCTGGCGGATGCGCAGGATTGGGCAAGAACCCGGCAGCATCGGAGTACCGCCCCGGCGGGGTGCGCGGCCACATTGCATCCATCCACATCGCAGTCACGGGGCGCATCCACATGTCTGGAATCCAAGGGAAGGTCATTGCCATCACCGGTGCGAGCAGCGGCATTGGCGAAGCCACCGCTCGGCTGCTCGCCAGCAGGGGCGCGCACGTGGTGTTGGGCGCACGCCGCGTGGACCGGCTGGAGTCGCTGACGTCCGCCATCCGCGCCCAGGGGGGCTCGGCGCGCCACCAGGCGCTGGACGTCGGGAAGCGGGAGGACATGGAGGCCTTCATGCGCTTCGCGCGCGAGGAGCACGGCCGCATTGACGTCGTCATCAACAACGCGGGCGTGATGCCCTTGTCGAAGCTGGAGGCGCTCAAGGTCGACGAGTGGGATCGGATGATTGACGTCAACATCCGGGGCGTCCTGCATGGCATCGCCGCGGGGCTGCCCATCATGCAGGCCCAGCGCTCCGGCCAGTTCATCAACGTCTCCTCCATTGGCGGCCACACGGTGGTGCCCACCGCCGCCGTCTATTGCGCGACGAAGTACGCCGTCATCGCCATCTCCGAGGGCTTGCGGCAGGAAGTCGGCGGCGACATTCGGGTGACGGTCATCTCACCCGGCGTGACGACGTCGGAGCTCGCGGAGTCCATCTCCGACGAAGGCGCTCGCGACGCCATGCGGGAGTACCGGCGCATCGCCATTCCACCGGAGGCCATCGCGCGGAGCATCGCCTTCGCCATCGAGCAGCCCGACGACGTGGACGTGAATGAAATCATCGTCCGTCCCACGGCGAGCCCGAACTGAGCGTCAAATGACCCGGGGCGGAGCCGTGTACGGCTCCGTCCCGCTGTGCGTGAAATGCCGTGCCGGCGCGCGTTCCGAGTCTGTGCGCCCACCTTGACTTCGATGCGGAGCCAGGGTTGATATGGGGTCGTTCCGATATTGAGATTGATTCTCAATAGCGCTTTGTTCCGAGGAGAACATGGCGGTTTCGACCCTGCTCATCGTACTGGGCATCGCCGTGCTCCTGCGGGTGACGGCCCGCGCTCCTGAAAGCGTGCTCACGCGTCACCGCACGTGGGCGCGGGTGGCAGGGGCCGCGGCGTGTCTGGTGGGCGTGGCCGTGGGGATGAAGGCCCAGGGCCTGGGCGTCGGCCTGACGACGGCCACGGTGGTGGCGATGCTGGCCACGCCGCTGCTCGCGTTGTGTGGGCCGCTGTGGCCGCGCGTCACGCGGTGGGTAGTGCCGGTGAGCGCGCTGGGCGTCGTGGTGGCCTGCGTGGGGGCGCTCTGATGGCGCAGAAGCACGAACACGGCGCCGCGCGGATTGGCGCGGCGGTGACGGCGGCGCCCGCGGCCGCGGTGCTGGCGACGTTGGCGCTGATGGCGGTGCTGCCCGCGGCCCGGGACGCGCGTTACCTGCTGGCGCAGCTCCTCGCGCTGCCTGCGATGGTCGCCGCCACCTGCTTCGCGCTGCTGGCCCGGAGTGGCACGCGGGCGTGGGTGGGCTCGGCGCTGGTGGCCGCCGTGTCGGCCGCCATCCTGGTGCTCTCGTGAAGCTGTCACCGCGTTCGTACACCATCCTCTGGGACGCTCACGCCTGGGCGGGTGTCCTGTCCTCGTTGATTCTCTTCGTGCTGTTCTTCCTGGGGTCCTTCGCGCTCTTCGCGGAGGAGCTGGCGCCCTGGCAGGAGCCCACGTTCCGCGCGCCGGGCGTGGTGACGGAGGCGGAGGCGGTTCGCATCGCGCAGCGGCTCGCGGAGCAGGAGACGGCCGCGCGGCCGGTGTGGTTCGGCATCTCCCTGCCCACCGCCGAGGAGCCGTGGATGAAGCTGTGGCGCATGACGCCGGAGGGCGCCATCCACTCCACGTGGAGGGACCCGGTGTCGGGGCGCGAGATTGGCGAGCGCAGTGATTTGGGCGAGTTCCTCAACGCCATGCACTTCCTGGAGCCAGTGCCCTTCGGCAAGCACCTGGCGGGCATCGCGTCGGTCGTGCTGCTGCTGCTCGTCGTCACCGGCGTGCTCATTCAGTTGGGGCGGCTGGTGCGGGAGTTCGTGCAGTTCCGGCCGGACGGTTCCCGGCGCGTCTTCTGGTCGGACGCGCACAAGGCGGTGAGCGTGGTCAGCTCGCCCTTCCTGTTCGTCTTCGCCATCACGGGGGGCATCCTCTGTCTGGCGGACTGGTACGCGCCCGGGGTGCAGGCCGCCGCGTTGGATGGCGACCCGAAGGCGCTGGAGGCGGTCGTGGACTGGCCCACGCCGCAACCCGCGTCGGGGCAGCCCGGTGGCGCGCCCGACCTCGCCCACGCGCTGGCGTTGGCCAAGGCGCGCTTCCCGCAGTCGGAGCACAGTTGGTTCTTCTTCGACCACCTGGG
This genomic window from Myxococcus hansupus contains:
- a CDS encoding VOC family protein; its protein translation is MFDHVKFGVSDFAASRAFFLKALEPLGVTIHMEAAEGIELAGKGVPSLILIPTQEKPAHLHLAFMAENREQVDAFHRAALEAGGKDNGAPGLRPRYHANYYAAFVIGPDGHNIEAVCQEPVA
- a CDS encoding ATP-binding protein codes for the protein MSDALAAPPRQPAAAFRRTPDDMVARLSSSAIALGWFVRLRWHAVAGQAVTVAVAVRGLELELPVAPLLALVATTAVSNLMLALWLRRSPSVQPGVLGAVLAFDTALLTGLLALSGGPANPFGMLYLVHVTLAAIVLGTRWTVLIALMSVMGSTSLFAFHVPLPDTVNQPGHHGLGSLHVVGMWVAFTLTALIIAFVVARVASALRDRQAALARTQRLAARAEKLASLSTLAAGAAHELGTPLGTIAIAANELDSLILDAPHEALEDARLIRDEVERCRDILERMSARSGQTLGEVPEKTTPGAILERLREQLGAAEQARLRLEPGPDIAIWCPVRGLVQVLTNLVRNGLHASEATQTPVVVSAHHEADRLRFVVEDRGTGIPHALMPRLGEPFFTTKPAGQGMGLGLFLAQTYAELCGGRLELDSEEGRGTRVLLELPLRRETADATG
- a CDS encoding sialidase family protein; the encoded protein is MLPRGSRSHSWRALALMFLVVSLAGCAPEETQEGELELAAREDALPPGGWRVLMPGGGAPIRNITRRSDGVLIGGASAGTRIDVWTSRNNGATWSPHGSVANNPAVQFGDVMMRAIPGTRTLFCAFREFANGQYRVTVTRSDNDGDHWVYDSTVVGPTSRFVGAPHLFQRANGDLQIYYDSELLAAQRGYPGHQWIAMQGRNGIHGPWTAYGVVAVAWDKRAGALNREGMPTVVQLGGDRLMAVVEGVEPFATGGARANVINAVQSWDGGRTWDESMRRTVYRSRIDPGSGRRYNAYVPYGIRVGNGPVGVAFCTDEDKPGAPDLSSTPPHLRHCHVGYVSTTVNFETWSGASPVWTASSRNYTPGLYERAPNDVIAVIDALGDNRVLHR
- a CDS encoding SDR family oxidoreductase produces the protein MSGIQGKVIAITGASSGIGEATARLLASRGAHVVLGARRVDRLESLTSAIRAQGGSARHQALDVGKREDMEAFMRFAREEHGRIDVVINNAGVMPLSKLEALKVDEWDRMIDVNIRGVLHGIAAGLPIMQAQRSGQFINVSSIGGHTVVPTAAVYCATKYAVIAISEGLRQEVGGDIRVTVISPGVTTSELAESISDEGARDAMREYRRIAIPPEAIARSIAFAIEQPDDVDVNEIIVRPTASPN
- a CDS encoding AraC family transcriptional regulator; the encoded protein is MLAYVLPLMTERPPSKQPAELARLIQRHAPADGLHATAIPRVLLIRAACPSEPVHALHEPALCIVAQGRKQVMLGEEVFVYGADQCLVVSVDLPVVGQVIEATATAPYLCLRVDLDPGQIGSLMLEAGLEPQGRAPPGPGLSLTPAEPSLLDAATRLVRLLETPRDIPILAPLFIREMLYRLLSGEHSARLRHIALAKDRLDSINRAIAWLKHHYAEPLRIEQLARQAHMSTSALHHHFKSITAMSPLQYQKQLRLQEARRLMLGQALDAASAGHSVGYESPSQFNREYSRLFGAPPARDIARLRGTLAPQPNAST
- a CDS encoding MXAN_6230/SCO0854 family RING domain-containing protein, translating into MGSPSLDLTGDTAALLLRSTGLVFLPTGLPLSDDAQAREQAVDALEADLAGVGYVLASDLRKALLALPTEALTASGRFLFDTVAATVGSNRPFVPLFRKFPESVPHDTQQLFVQRVLGWLFQAPEQPCLHCGSEGTVHAVSPCAHLVCDRCYDGRDYSACPICNRRLSPSEPFLKPTEGNIRGGVYVQRSGRLTRLSLGTDPEPVASDMVRRLVSRSSVLRPAEVTALKMLVASFGTRVLGWLPPRIPVKETLAHVMGLLLRDARAAGDVLAHAATHVKTATDVLRVLVAWADGNPDLSVKVPLKSPPRPVRRAVLRMLEGFSLLNLTEDLQRHPGLWKAQAKLLHVFEEWQRHPKVALAFAVLRETVLAPETPFGAAVLGLAQEHPAAFERHEVDGGVRLYFRSWASQVEAALEAGDIRGALRLLRQRPGELLRRLDHVSRLAIAQSGFAPLEPELLASLEGVLPRAAPAMLFAVAAHLRQRHKPFARRVFFPKGEATHAWGMEDRRPLLPGDAIGQLVAPLERELLRRAERLPSFPVAVLDEALVDLLMPMSEKTASRALVAVPRGSLLPLPEGQFLRFFVHWTEPKDTRVDLDLSVALYDKNWWLVDLCDFTNLRLADDAAVHSGDVTSAPPPQGGAEFLDVHAARLLARGVRYAVPVVFSFNSVSFDRMEDAFAGFMVRDEEGGAHFDARTVEQRFDLQGSAQISVPLVIDLAEKQLRWVDVKVPPEDGFQSVRRSRGELAHLGKDTLAYFGTGARPTLWQLASLHAAARSRTVQVRRRDGSVSVLKRAEGEDTAAFLRRLRGLEADATAAHVAPGTAPVFFAGMTDVPGLPTGSEGYALRFLNTSAEAVTRLGAGDLVSALKG
- a CDS encoding glutathione S-transferase family protein, translating into MADCVLYTFDWVPELPRGFVRDLRVRWALEEAGLPYRVQGVPFKNRGDPHLAHQPFGQVPWLTDGDISMFESGAILLHLGERSQTLMPSDPRGRAETQQWLFAALNSVEMPSLPWALFKFAGDETDTPGRRHLEKFLALRLGHMETVLASREWLAGPFTIADIAMADVLRLVDRFDGLAAYPSCRAYVARATGRPAFQKAHADQMAHFAAAD
- a CDS encoding response regulator transcription factor produces the protein MPPGETPPLRVLVTDDDARFRERLVRAFVRHGFDAQGAASAEEAHEAARAFRPSHAVVDLRLPDGSGLEVVRELKALDANTIIVVLTGYGSIATAVEAVRRGATHYLAKPADVDDILLAFAGATLPSGQEAALTHEVPSLARAEWEHIQRVLADCGGNISQAARLLRIQRRSLQRKLAKYPVPK